The Sediminispirochaeta smaragdinae DSM 11293 genome has a segment encoding these proteins:
- a CDS encoding flavodoxin family protein produces MVKKILIAYSSYFGNCKKAASTLAASCDEEGMETSLYPILESETLPEKPDILVLVTPVRVRKIVGPSKKFLRKIGEKDLRYALVVSHGAALDHFFSPVPATKKLERHLERKEMVRITEPLFLQVERQQGPLSKGYEKRLADLAKQLSQAVSEEDR; encoded by the coding sequence ATGGTGAAGAAAATTTTAATTGCATATAGTTCCTATTTCGGGAACTGCAAGAAAGCGGCATCCACCCTTGCCGCAAGTTGTGACGAGGAAGGCATGGAGACAAGCCTTTATCCCATTCTTGAATCGGAAACCCTCCCGGAAAAACCAGATATCCTCGTCCTTGTAACGCCTGTCAGGGTACGGAAGATTGTCGGGCCAAGCAAGAAATTTCTCCGAAAGATCGGAGAAAAAGATCTCCGTTATGCCCTGGTCGTAAGTCACGGTGCGGCTCTGGACCACTTTTTCTCCCCGGTTCCAGCGACAAAGAAACTGGAACGGCACTTGGAACGCAAGGAAATGGTTCGAATTACCGAGCCTCTCTTCCTGCAGGTAGAGAGACAGCAAGGCCCCTTATCGAAGGGTTATGAAAAACGCCTAGCAGATCTTGCAAAGCAGTTGAGCCAGGCCGTTTCAGAGGAAGACAGATAA
- a CDS encoding DUF401 family protein, giving the protein MLKIILSLALILVLNKIVRNLAISVAAGALLIAFWSGQTIVTAGVIASKRMLSFDNFALLLLIALVITLSNQMNQTGMMKQLVGGLKARVSQKEALAALPAVIGLLPMPGGALFSAPLLDDCDDRGELSPMQKTKINYWFRHVWEFTWPLYPGVILASDIAHVEVWQIFFLGLPLSLVSITVGYLFYLRPLKLTAERRESNSKSNGPSLVSLLAPIMIVVVIYFLIMVFLPAVGTLSKYLPMIIGLLSSILYLQIISPLTRKEWKKIALSHRTLQMVLIVLVVRVYGAFIEAPLPNGILLMEQLRLELTAAGVPLRLLVLLIPFISGMTTGVSVGFVGACFPIVFSLLGPSPTLASTLSTLALAYPFGFMGTMMSPVHVCLIVTNEHYGTNLGPSIGAVIPPAIFVMAGSLLISYIVPFIV; this is encoded by the coding sequence ATGCTTAAGATTATCCTTTCGCTTGCCTTGATTCTTGTCCTCAATAAGATCGTTCGGAACCTTGCCATATCGGTTGCCGCCGGTGCCCTCCTCATCGCTTTCTGGAGCGGCCAGACCATCGTAACGGCAGGAGTCATTGCAAGCAAACGAATGCTCAGTTTTGACAATTTTGCCCTTTTGCTTCTGATCGCATTGGTCATCACTCTTTCGAATCAGATGAACCAAACCGGAATGATGAAGCAGCTGGTAGGAGGTCTTAAGGCCCGGGTAAGTCAGAAAGAGGCTTTGGCGGCTTTACCTGCGGTGATAGGACTTCTACCCATGCCTGGAGGCGCCCTCTTTTCCGCTCCGCTTCTCGACGACTGCGACGACAGGGGAGAACTGAGCCCGATGCAAAAAACAAAGATCAACTATTGGTTTCGCCACGTGTGGGAGTTCACCTGGCCCCTCTATCCCGGGGTTATCCTAGCCTCCGATATAGCACATGTTGAAGTATGGCAGATCTTTTTTCTTGGTTTGCCGCTCTCGTTGGTATCGATCACGGTAGGATATCTGTTCTATCTGCGTCCTCTCAAGCTCACGGCAGAAAGAAGAGAGAGCAACAGTAAAAGCAACGGCCCATCGCTCGTATCTCTACTCGCACCCATTATGATCGTTGTGGTAATCTATTTCCTGATAATGGTTTTTCTCCCGGCAGTGGGAACCCTCTCTAAGTATCTCCCCATGATCATCGGATTGCTCTCCTCAATACTCTACCTGCAGATCATCTCTCCGTTGACGCGGAAGGAGTGGAAAAAGATTGCATTGAGCCACAGGACCTTACAAATGGTTCTCATTGTATTGGTGGTACGAGTCTACGGGGCATTCATCGAGGCACCGCTGCCGAACGGGATCTTGCTGATGGAACAACTTCGGCTGGAGCTCACCGCGGCAGGAGTGCCCCTTCGTCTACTTGTCCTTCTCATACCCTTTATCAGCGGCATGACGACAGGGGTCTCCGTGGGGTTTGTCGGCGCATGCTTTCCCATCGTTTTTAGCCTCCTCGGCCCCTCTCCCACGCTTGCTTCGACCCTCTCAACCCTGGCCCTTGCCTATCCCTTTGGTTTCATGGGAACCATGATGAGCCCGGTCCACGTCTGTCTCATTGTCACAAATGAACACTACGGAACAAACCTCGGCCCAAGTATCGGCGCAGTAATTCCACCGGCAATTTTCGTTATGGCCGGAAGTTTACTGATCTCCTACATCGTTCCGTTTATAGTATAG
- a CDS encoding Fur family transcriptional regulator — protein MDYSSRGYGRGFGRGCSRAEGPFQRKGVRMTLTRRVIIEALDRADGYLSAEELFLIVREEYPGIGVATIYRTLQLLEELALVQRVETGEGRARYAMSRDKDAGEAGVGNEVVLICDRCGKVIRQPKAAARCSELFDSLSRKAEENYRFHTERQVLQIHGLCAGCTGAPSEKSR, from the coding sequence ATGGATTATTCCAGTCGTGGATATGGAAGAGGATTCGGCAGGGGCTGTTCCCGTGCCGAGGGGCCGTTTCAACGGAAAGGGGTACGAATGACATTGACACGTCGGGTCATCATCGAGGCCCTTGATCGTGCCGATGGTTACCTTTCTGCCGAAGAGCTCTTTCTCATCGTACGCGAAGAATACCCGGGAATCGGGGTCGCCACCATCTACCGAACCCTGCAGCTCCTTGAAGAGCTCGCTCTTGTCCAGCGAGTAGAGACGGGGGAGGGGCGCGCGCGATATGCCATGAGCCGTGATAAAGATGCGGGAGAGGCTGGTGTCGGCAACGAGGTGGTATTGATTTGCGACCGATGCGGAAAGGTTATCCGGCAGCCGAAAGCGGCCGCTCGCTGCTCTGAACTTTTCGATTCTTTGAGTCGGAAAGCGGAAGAGAACTATCGCTTTCACACCGAACGGCAGGTTTTGCAAATCCACGGGCTTTGTGCGGGATGCACGGGTGCGCCTTCGGAGAAAAGCCGATGA
- a CDS encoding DUF5320 family protein, with product MPGRDGRGPIGYGPQTGRGLGMCGGGYGLGSGFGRGGYGRGGCGYGAYGRGGYAYPHPVSKEEREAGLAARELALEEELKWIRSMRTEEGEGANKGAEA from the coding sequence ATGCCAGGAAGAGACGGACGAGGACCTATTGGTTATGGTCCACAAACAGGACGCGGATTGGGAATGTGCGGAGGAGGCTACGGCCTAGGCAGTGGCTTTGGTCGTGGAGGCTACGGCCGAGGAGGATGCGGTTACGGTGCCTATGGCCGCGGGGGATATGCTTACCCGCATCCTGTTTCGAAAGAGGAACGAGAGGCTGGTCTTGCAGCCAGGGAATTAGCCTTGGAAGAGGAGCTAAAATGGATTCGCAGCATGCGAACCGAAGAAGGTGAAGGGGCGAATAAGGGGGCCGAAGCATGA
- a CDS encoding NifB/NifX family molybdenum-iron cluster-binding protein, whose translation MKVAVAADGTMVSGHFGHCEQFVVADIANGRVESTTPVANPGHTPGALPPFVASLGASKIVAGGMGPRAIELFEANGVGCILGISGPISDALEKLAKGELEGGESSCTGSHDHDCDHEEGRI comes from the coding sequence ATGAAGGTTGCTGTTGCCGCTGATGGAACCATGGTCTCCGGCCATTTTGGTCACTGTGAACAATTTGTAGTGGCCGATATTGCAAACGGGAGGGTGGAATCGACCACACCGGTTGCAAATCCCGGACATACTCCCGGAGCTCTCCCGCCCTTTGTCGCTTCACTTGGGGCTTCCAAGATTGTTGCCGGCGGTATGGGACCTCGGGCCATCGAGCTTTTTGAGGCAAACGGGGTTGGTTGTATCCTCGGTATTTCGGGCCCTATTTCCGATGCACTGGAAAAACTTGCAAAGGGTGAACTTGAAGGTGGGGAGAGTAGCTGTACCGGTAGCCATGATCACGATTGCGACCATGAAGAGGGGAGGATCTGA
- a CDS encoding NifB/NifX family molybdenum-iron cluster-binding protein, whose amino-acid sequence MIICITASGREESSQQDPRFGRCEAFYLFDDTKKEGRFIDNPFKNAVGGAGVRAAELIVKEGASRLVSGQIGPNAWDVLKEAGIRVFSSKEANIRAALEAFLAGNLSEVEAPGPAGHK is encoded by the coding sequence TTGATTATCTGTATCACAGCATCAGGACGAGAAGAGTCGTCGCAACAGGATCCCCGCTTCGGCCGATGCGAGGCGTTTTATCTCTTTGATGATACGAAGAAAGAGGGGCGTTTTATCGATAACCCCTTTAAGAACGCAGTCGGGGGAGCCGGTGTACGAGCCGCCGAGCTCATTGTAAAAGAGGGGGCCAGTCGCCTTGTTTCAGGACAGATCGGGCCCAATGCCTGGGATGTCCTGAAAGAGGCCGGTATTCGTGTCTTCAGTTCCAAGGAGGCAAATATTCGAGCCGCTCTTGAGGCCTTTCTCGCGGGAAATCTTTCTGAAGTCGAGGCTCCGGGGCCGGCGGGACATAAATGA
- a CDS encoding P-loop NTPase has translation MTITVASGKGGTGKTTIATALAMLWPEPVALLDADVEEPNCRFFLDTTEGKQREVFLPVPQIDEAICTGCGACSSFCRYGALVRIGKKVMTFPNLCHSCGACMMVCPEGAISEKPSFIGTIDSAQFRALDGSLRTHRWGTLKLGAAMAPPLIRELRREKDKEPLQLIDSPPGASCPMANAVKNADLVLMVAENTPFGAHDLEKAISTLEEMDLPVLALINRADLGGGEAEAVCRRKGIDIIGRVPFDRKVAESYARGVHPILEVPAFRQAVEQVVGHLIAFLQTSIEQKT, from the coding sequence ATGACCATAACGGTTGCCAGCGGAAAGGGAGGAACGGGAAAAACCACGATTGCAACGGCCCTGGCCATGCTTTGGCCGGAGCCTGTTGCATTGCTTGATGCCGATGTAGAGGAACCCAATTGCCGTTTTTTTCTCGATACAACGGAGGGAAAGCAGCGGGAGGTTTTCCTCCCCGTCCCTCAAATTGATGAGGCGATCTGTACCGGCTGCGGTGCCTGCAGTAGTTTTTGCCGCTATGGTGCTTTGGTAAGAATAGGCAAAAAGGTCATGACCTTTCCTAATCTTTGCCACAGCTGCGGAGCCTGTATGATGGTCTGTCCCGAAGGGGCCATCAGCGAAAAACCCTCTTTCATCGGCACCATAGATTCGGCCCAGTTCCGAGCTTTAGACGGCAGCCTTCGTACCCATCGTTGGGGGACCTTGAAGCTGGGAGCTGCTATGGCTCCTCCGCTCATCAGGGAGCTGCGCAGGGAAAAAGACAAAGAGCCTCTTCAGCTGATCGATTCGCCGCCGGGGGCCAGTTGTCCGATGGCAAATGCTGTTAAAAATGCAGATCTCGTACTTATGGTCGCGGAAAATACCCCCTTTGGCGCACATGATTTGGAGAAGGCCATTTCGACCCTCGAAGAGATGGACCTCCCGGTCCTGGCTCTTATCAACCGGGCCGACCTGGGCGGAGGAGAGGCCGAAGCGGTATGCCGGCGGAAAGGTATTGATATCATTGGCCGTGTTCCCTTTGACCGAAAGGTTGCCGAATCCTATGCCCGTGGAGTACATCCGATCCTTGAGGTCCCTGCCTTTCGTCAGGCGGTAGAACAGGTCGTTGGCCATCTTATCGCTTTTTTACAAACCAGTATCGAGCAAAAAACATGA
- a CDS encoding nucleotide-binding protein encodes MKHEKAKRIVVISGKGGTGKTFFTSAIASLVSGRSVFADCDVDAANLALALGGAAPAASRRQERFFGGERAVVDAGLCTGCGKCISFCRFDAIHMENSVAQVDPVGCEGCGVCTLVCPSSAFTLEEEMAGQWFVTDTQDGPLIHAELQAGGENSGKLVHKVRSVAEQEAERVGASLILIDGPPGTGCPVLAAASDTDAILLVTEATTTALHDLERAAEVASTFGTPIGVLVNKSDLNPEVVKKARILCDEKGYRWIGDFPYDRMAAEASARLLDPFSLLEDTTADKLRALVANALNMVGLDVVSSAVG; translated from the coding sequence ATGAAACATGAAAAAGCAAAACGCATAGTTGTCATCAGTGGGAAGGGAGGAACCGGAAAGACCTTTTTTACTTCGGCTATCGCTTCTCTCGTTTCCGGAAGAAGTGTTTTTGCCGACTGCGACGTGGACGCAGCGAATCTTGCTCTTGCCCTTGGAGGAGCTGCTCCGGCAGCCTCAAGGAGGCAGGAACGCTTCTTCGGTGGAGAGCGTGCAGTGGTTGATGCCGGGCTCTGTACCGGTTGCGGCAAGTGCATTTCATTTTGCAGATTTGATGCCATACACATGGAGAATTCTGTGGCGCAGGTGGATCCTGTCGGTTGTGAAGGTTGCGGAGTGTGCACCCTTGTCTGCCCCAGTTCGGCTTTTACTCTGGAGGAGGAGATGGCCGGGCAGTGGTTTGTCACCGATACCCAGGATGGCCCGCTTATTCACGCTGAATTACAAGCCGGTGGCGAGAATTCAGGCAAATTGGTCCACAAGGTAAGAAGTGTCGCAGAACAGGAAGCCGAACGGGTCGGCGCTTCGCTTATTCTGATCGACGGCCCTCCGGGGACCGGCTGTCCTGTACTTGCCGCCGCCTCGGATACGGATGCGATACTACTCGTTACCGAGGCAACTACCACGGCGCTTCACGACCTTGAGCGGGCAGCTGAGGTTGCAAGCACTTTCGGAACCCCCATAGGTGTTCTTGTAAACAAAAGCGACCTTAATCCTGAGGTTGTAAAGAAAGCCCGGATTCTGTGTGATGAGAAAGGGTACCGCTGGATTGGTGATTTCCCCTACGACCGCATGGCTGCAGAGGCTTCGGCTCGTCTTCTCGATCCCTTTTCGCTTCTGGAGGATACGACGGCCGATAAACTTCGTGCACTGGTTGCAAATGCGCTCAACATGGTCGGTCTTGATGTGGTATCATCAGCGGTCGGTTGA
- a CDS encoding Mrp/NBP35 family ATP-binding protein, whose translation MAFPPSEEQKAQNERLKKRMSGIKHKVLVMSGKGGVGKSSVSANLALEMASRGVKVGILDTDLHGPNIPKMLGVDDAKLIAYDEGIEPFAVTKNLVAVSLAMAGHDVDAPIIWRGPVKIGVIRQFLADVEWGDLDLLVIDTPPGTGDEPLTVAQMIPELDGAIVVTTPQEVAILDSRKSVNFAKQLNLPLIGIVENMSGFICPNCGTEHQLFGSGGGERAAKEMGVPFLGKIPIDPLLMNAEDSGRSYLSLPDTGPAAAALRSLVDKTAAFIGL comes from the coding sequence ATGGCATTCCCTCCGTCCGAAGAACAAAAAGCGCAAAATGAGCGCTTAAAAAAACGTATGAGCGGGATCAAACATAAGGTTCTGGTTATGAGCGGTAAGGGAGGTGTCGGCAAAAGCTCGGTTTCTGCCAACCTTGCCCTTGAAATGGCATCCAGAGGTGTGAAGGTGGGAATTCTCGACACCGATCTTCACGGTCCGAATATACCGAAGATGCTTGGTGTTGATGATGCAAAACTGATTGCCTACGATGAAGGTATCGAGCCCTTTGCGGTGACGAAAAACCTTGTAGCCGTCAGTCTCGCCATGGCCGGCCATGATGTCGATGCTCCCATCATCTGGCGTGGTCCGGTAAAGATTGGTGTTATTCGGCAGTTCCTGGCCGATGTCGAATGGGGCGACCTCGATCTTCTGGTCATCGACACCCCGCCGGGAACCGGAGATGAGCCTCTTACGGTTGCCCAGATGATTCCTGAACTTGACGGTGCAATCGTTGTTACGACGCCTCAAGAGGTGGCGATTTTAGACAGCCGAAAAAGTGTGAATTTCGCCAAACAGCTTAATCTTCCTCTTATCGGTATCGTTGAAAATATGAGTGGTTTTATCTGCCCGAATTGCGGTACCGAACATCAGCTTTTCGGAAGCGGGGGAGGAGAGAGAGCAGCCAAAGAGATGGGGGTGCCTTTTCTTGGAAAAATTCCCATTGATCCTCTTCTGATGAATGCGGAAGATAGTGGTCGTTCATACCTCTCTCTTCCTGATACCGGACCTGCAGCAGCAGCTCTCCGTTCCCTTGTGGACAAGACCGCCGCTTTTATCGGGCTTTAG
- a CDS encoding methyl-accepting chemotaxis protein, whose translation MLKNIRMGVKLVGAFFIVALLVLVVGFVGMIGLRRLNVFISDIGQGRLPAVESLLRMENEVQNIRGSVRTLLSSRLTLDDRQRQYDNIDSARADYGEYRTVYEKFPKASEESRKWTEATRLLGELTDLNNSIVDLSKKVEESGIIHPDSFKSTIIELVNDHHVLMEQAIAAIGSGTVFTGGDDAESCDLGQFLLTFKTDNPVLLRVLKEVPKYHDAFHEGISEVQDALSRGDRDTAFALYQDKVVRNATRVFELLNQMLGEADRVVQLYDEMNLIAMGDAATVQRSFVDALGWVVSYNSDLAANTVDQAIVNSGQAIRFTIVGMVVASLLALILGLGLTQAITAPMRLGVNFAKAISLGDLGIELSIRQKDEVGQLAEAMREMQIALQDKARVLERIADGDLSVDAKKASEKDGLGESMLRMKKNLNDLLGQVHMAVEQVTAGADQVSQASQSLSQGATEQASSLEEVSSSATEINSQARQNAENATEANALAKKAAADAKNGNSQMMDLKEAMAKINVSSDQIKKVVKVIDDIAFQINLLALNANVEAARAGKYGKGFAVVAEEVRNLAVRSASAVQETTSMVEESIRNIELGNAAVGTTAGQLESIVDGAGKVADFLEEIATASREQAQAIDQISEGLDQIDQVTQSNTASAEESASASEELAGQAQQLQGLIRQFILDERYVSGLRSSGSRSLPAPGGRRVPRPSKERTVKEHPREEFETGIAPVSPEDVIKLDDDDFDRF comes from the coding sequence ATGCTGAAGAATATCAGAATGGGAGTGAAGCTCGTAGGAGCCTTTTTCATTGTTGCGCTCCTTGTGCTGGTGGTCGGGTTCGTCGGAATGATCGGTCTGCGACGGCTGAATGTCTTTATAAGTGATATAGGCCAGGGGCGGCTTCCTGCAGTGGAGTCGCTTCTCAGGATGGAGAATGAAGTTCAGAACATTCGGGGTTCCGTTCGTACCCTTCTCAGTTCTCGGTTGACGCTCGATGATCGTCAGCGACAGTACGATAATATCGATTCGGCAAGGGCCGATTACGGGGAGTATCGCACCGTATACGAAAAATTTCCAAAAGCCAGTGAAGAGAGCCGTAAATGGACGGAAGCTACAAGGCTGCTTGGCGAACTGACCGATCTCAATAATTCCATAGTTGATCTTTCAAAAAAGGTGGAAGAATCAGGAATCATACATCCCGATTCCTTCAAAAGTACCATTATAGAGTTAGTGAACGATCATCATGTGCTGATGGAGCAGGCGATTGCCGCCATCGGTTCCGGCACGGTTTTTACCGGTGGAGATGATGCGGAAAGCTGTGATTTGGGTCAGTTCCTTTTAACCTTCAAAACCGATAATCCTGTTTTGCTGCGGGTTCTAAAGGAGGTCCCCAAATACCACGATGCCTTTCATGAGGGGATTAGTGAGGTCCAGGACGCTCTGAGCCGGGGGGATCGGGATACGGCTTTTGCCCTCTACCAGGATAAAGTGGTTCGAAATGCAACAAGGGTATTTGAGTTGCTTAATCAGATGCTTGGCGAGGCTGATCGAGTCGTCCAGCTTTACGATGAGATGAATCTCATCGCAATGGGGGATGCTGCAACCGTTCAGCGTTCTTTTGTTGATGCCCTCGGTTGGGTCGTTTCGTATAACAGCGACCTTGCTGCTAATACGGTCGATCAAGCCATAGTGAACAGCGGTCAGGCGATTCGCTTTACCATCGTCGGCATGGTGGTTGCCTCCCTTCTTGCGCTCATTCTCGGTCTCGGCCTTACTCAGGCGATTACCGCCCCCATGCGGCTTGGAGTAAATTTTGCCAAGGCCATCAGCCTTGGGGACCTCGGCATCGAGCTGTCGATACGCCAAAAAGATGAGGTCGGGCAGTTGGCTGAGGCCATGCGGGAGATGCAAATTGCTCTTCAGGATAAGGCAAGGGTGCTCGAACGCATTGCGGATGGGGATCTGTCGGTAGATGCTAAAAAGGCTTCCGAAAAGGATGGCTTGGGAGAATCGATGCTCCGCATGAAAAAGAACCTGAACGATTTGCTTGGCCAGGTTCATATGGCCGTTGAGCAGGTAACTGCGGGAGCGGACCAGGTGAGTCAGGCAAGTCAAAGTCTTAGCCAGGGAGCAACCGAACAGGCCAGCAGCCTTGAAGAGGTCTCGTCAAGTGCTACCGAGATCAATAGCCAGGCTCGCCAGAATGCGGAGAATGCTACCGAAGCGAATGCTTTGGCAAAGAAAGCCGCGGCCGATGCAAAGAACGGTAACAGCCAGATGATGGACTTGAAGGAAGCGATGGCCAAGATCAACGTCTCCAGCGATCAGATCAAAAAGGTTGTGAAGGTAATAGACGATATTGCATTCCAGATCAATTTGCTCGCTCTTAATGCCAATGTCGAGGCTGCTCGTGCCGGAAAGTACGGTAAGGGATTTGCCGTTGTTGCGGAAGAGGTCCGAAATCTTGCGGTTCGCAGTGCAAGTGCGGTTCAGGAAACTACTTCTATGGTTGAGGAATCAATACGAAATATCGAACTTGGTAATGCGGCAGTCGGGACAACAGCCGGCCAGCTTGAATCTATTGTCGACGGGGCTGGGAAGGTTGCTGATTTTCTCGAAGAGATTGCGACCGCAAGCCGTGAGCAGGCTCAGGCCATTGATCAAATTTCAGAAGGATTGGATCAGATCGATCAGGTTACCCAGAGTAATACGGCTAGTGCCGAGGAGAGTGCCTCGGCTTCCGAGGAACTTGCCGGACAGGCTCAGCAGCTGCAGGGTCTTATTCGTCAGTTTATTCTCGACGAACGGTATGTCTCGGGTTTGCGTTCTTCCGGAAGCCGTTCCCTCCCCGCTCCCGGAGGACGTCGTGTCCCTCGTCCCTCAAAGGAGCGGACTGTAAAAGAGCATCCACGGGAAGAGTTTGAAACAGGTATCGCACCGGTAAGTCCCGAGGATGTCATCAAACTGGACGATGATGATTTCGATCGGTTTTGA
- a CDS encoding chemotaxis protein CheW, translating to MSDQVSGSGDVMIDEEDDIVANKYLLSKIGNELYGIDIRFVTDIIEMQKITEVPDMEEYVRGVINLRGQVIPVIDLRLRFGMAFREYDDRTCIIIVNVGESSIGFIVDTVSEVIDIPDGSIDPPPEYKSEGGSSRRFVSGLGKVGDSVKLLLDVEAIVSHTTST from the coding sequence ATGAGCGATCAAGTTTCTGGATCCGGAGATGTCATGATTGATGAAGAAGATGATATTGTTGCGAATAAGTATCTTCTCTCCAAGATAGGGAACGAACTCTACGGAATAGATATTCGCTTTGTCACCGACATCATTGAGATGCAAAAAATCACCGAAGTACCTGATATGGAAGAATATGTCCGGGGAGTGATCAACCTTCGCGGCCAGGTCATTCCTGTTATCGATCTTCGCTTGCGTTTTGGTATGGCTTTCCGGGAATATGATGATCGTACCTGTATTATTATTGTCAACGTCGGGGAGAGTTCCATCGGTTTTATCGTCGATACGGTTTCCGAGGTGATCGATATCCCCGATGGAAGCATCGATCCTCCGCCTGAGTATAAGAGTGAGGGTGGCTCTTCCCGCCGTTTTGTCTCCGGACTTGGGAAGGTCGGAGACTCGGTAAAACTTCTTCTTGATGTGGAGGCTATTGTTTCTCATACGACATCGACATAA
- a CDS encoding diacylglycerol/polyprenol kinase family protein — MRTTFQGDTEKIRTEIIRKSIHMMVAFVPAFARINIGLTMALLAASVVAYSVAELLRVNGKKIFLISTITEAANRNRNNSAFVFGPVTLALGAMMTLLLYPSQVAAIAVYALAFGDGFSSLFGRLYGRVRVPFTEGKTFAGSFACLLAVFFSSLSVSGNIEQSVLIAIAATLLEISISGDLDNLVLPIGTGFVAWLVGVGI; from the coding sequence ATGCGTACAACATTCCAAGGTGATACCGAAAAAATACGAACGGAGATTATCCGAAAAAGTATTCATATGATGGTTGCTTTTGTCCCGGCCTTTGCAAGGATCAATATTGGCTTAACCATGGCCCTTCTGGCTGCTTCCGTTGTCGCATATTCTGTTGCCGAACTTTTGCGAGTCAACGGAAAAAAGATATTTCTGATCTCCACCATTACCGAAGCCGCCAATAGAAATCGCAACAACAGTGCCTTTGTTTTCGGGCCGGTAACCCTTGCCTTGGGGGCAATGATGACGCTTTTGCTTTATCCCTCTCAGGTTGCCGCCATTGCTGTCTATGCCCTTGCTTTTGGGGATGGTTTTAGTAGCCTTTTTGGAAGACTTTACGGACGGGTGAGGGTTCCCTTTACCGAAGGGAAGACCTTTGCCGGTAGTTTTGCTTGTCTTCTCGCGGTTTTCTTTTCATCGCTTTCGGTAAGCGGTAATATCGAACAATCCGTTCTCATCGCCATTGCCGCCACACTCCTTGAAATATCTATTTCCGGAGACCTCGACAATCTCGTACTTCCGATCGGAACCGGCTTTGTCGCCTGGCTTGTTGGTGTAGGGATATAA